From the Burkholderia ubonensis genome, one window contains:
- a CDS encoding molybdopterin-dependent oxidoreductase — MSESESPGERRPWTLDRQSLALDVRRELAMPSRRLFNRRILTLGGLAMLSGCTLQDDASVNAFLEKVSRMNDRVQAWLFSPDRLAPTYTEADLTRPFPFNAYYGIDEVPHVDAATYRLALSGRVSGKRVWTLDELYALPHAEQITRHICVEGWSAIGRWGGTPFGAFLARVGADTSAKYVGFKCADDYYESIDMPTALHPQTLLTFEYDGRRLPPEFGFPMKLRMPTKLGYKNPKHIMEIFVTNTYPGGYWVDQGYNWFGGS, encoded by the coding sequence ATGTCCGAATCCGAATCCCCCGGCGAGCGCCGGCCGTGGACGCTCGACCGGCAATCGCTCGCGCTCGACGTGCGGCGCGAGCTCGCGATGCCGTCGCGGCGCCTGTTCAATCGCCGCATCCTGACGCTCGGCGGCCTCGCGATGCTGTCCGGCTGCACGCTGCAGGACGATGCGTCGGTCAACGCGTTTCTCGAGAAGGTGTCGCGGATGAACGACCGCGTGCAGGCATGGCTGTTCAGCCCGGACCGGCTTGCGCCGACCTATACCGAAGCGGACCTGACGCGGCCGTTCCCGTTCAACGCGTACTACGGGATCGACGAGGTGCCGCACGTCGATGCGGCGACGTACCGGCTCGCGCTGTCCGGCCGCGTGAGCGGCAAGCGCGTGTGGACGCTCGACGAGCTGTATGCGCTGCCGCATGCGGAGCAGATCACGCGGCACATCTGCGTCGAGGGATGGAGCGCGATCGGGCGCTGGGGCGGCACGCCGTTCGGCGCGTTCCTCGCGCGCGTCGGCGCGGATACGAGCGCGAAGTACGTCGGCTTCAAATGCGCGGACGATTACTACGAGAGCATCGACATGCCGACCGCGCTGCATCCGCAGACGCTGCTGACGTTCGAGTACGACGGGCGTCGCCTGCCGCCCGAATTCGGCTTTCCGATGAAGCTGCGGATGCCGACCAAGCTCGGCTACAAGAACCCGAAGCACATCATGGAAATCTTCGTGACCAATACGTATCCGGGCGGGTACTGGGTCGACCAGGGGTACAACTGGTTCGGCGGATCGTGA
- a CDS encoding DMT family transporter has translation MSPKNALLLTVLAALWGASFLFIRIGVAEFGVAPLMVLRVGIGALFLLGLALTRIAPAALGAQLRRHAWPLFVVGALNSGVPFCLFAFAELTLSAGVTSVINATTPLWGALVAYLWLKDKLSLPRALGLVIGFAGVLTLVWDQVASAHGGAGAGATALAAAAALGATLLYGIAANYTKRKLSGVDPLVNATGSMIGSTALLLPFAIATWPAAPVGAHAWGAVLGLGIACTGIAYFIFFYLIAHVGPARAITVTFVIPVFGLLWGALFLGEHVSAVMLEGCAIVLAGTALATGVIRRIPGFGPRGGEAA, from the coding sequence ATGTCGCCCAAGAACGCCCTTCTGCTGACCGTGCTCGCCGCCCTGTGGGGCGCGTCGTTCCTGTTCATCCGAATCGGCGTCGCCGAGTTCGGCGTCGCGCCGCTGATGGTGCTGCGCGTCGGCATCGGCGCGCTGTTCCTGCTCGGGCTCGCGCTGACGCGCATTGCGCCCGCCGCGCTCGGCGCGCAACTGCGCCGCCATGCATGGCCGCTGTTCGTCGTCGGCGCGCTCAATTCCGGCGTGCCGTTCTGCCTGTTCGCGTTCGCGGAACTCACGCTGTCGGCCGGCGTGACGTCGGTGATCAACGCGACGACGCCGCTGTGGGGCGCGCTCGTCGCGTACCTGTGGCTGAAGGACAAGCTGTCGCTGCCGCGCGCGCTCGGCCTCGTGATCGGCTTCGCCGGCGTGCTCACGCTCGTCTGGGACCAGGTTGCGAGCGCGCACGGCGGCGCGGGCGCGGGCGCGACCGCGCTCGCCGCGGCCGCGGCGCTCGGCGCGACGCTGCTGTACGGCATCGCGGCCAACTACACGAAGCGCAAGCTGAGCGGCGTCGACCCGCTCGTCAACGCGACCGGCAGCATGATCGGCTCGACGGCGCTGCTGCTGCCGTTCGCGATCGCGACCTGGCCGGCCGCGCCGGTCGGCGCGCACGCGTGGGGCGCCGTCCTCGGCCTCGGCATCGCGTGCACGGGCATCGCGTATTTCATCTTCTTCTACCTGATCGCGCACGTCGGGCCGGCCCGCGCGATCACCGTGACGTTCGTGATCCCGGTGTTCGGCCTGTTGTGGGGCGCGCTGTTCCTCGGCGAACACGTGTCGGCCGTGATGCTCGAGGGCTGTGCGATCGTGCTCGCCGGCACGGCGCTCGCGACCGGCGTGATCAGACGGATTCCGGGCTTCGGCCCGCGCGGCGGCGAGGCGGCCTGA
- a CDS encoding phosphodiesterase yields the protein MLLAHISDLHIKRPGQLAYRRVDTAAALARCIARLNALEPRPDAVLVTGDLTDFGNDDEYRHLRDLLAPLEIPYYLMVGNHDDRAAMRRAFADRPEWQDGEFVQYALDVGAVRVLALDSQVPGTSAGDLCDARLAWLAGQLDAARDRPVIVALHHPPFASGIGHMDALRLAPAAAAKLDALLRGYPNVERVLCGHVHRTMFARFGGTIASAVPAPAHQVAFDLRDNAPSAFRLEPPAFAVHRHTPDAGVITHHVYVDEGDGPYPFYEPTGELVD from the coding sequence ATGCTGCTTGCACACATCAGCGATCTCCACATCAAGCGACCGGGCCAGCTCGCGTACCGGCGCGTCGACACGGCCGCCGCGCTCGCGCGCTGCATCGCGCGCCTGAACGCGCTCGAGCCGCGCCCCGATGCGGTGCTCGTCACGGGCGACCTGACCGATTTCGGCAACGACGACGAATACCGTCACCTGCGCGACCTGCTCGCGCCGCTCGAGATCCCGTACTACCTGATGGTCGGCAACCACGACGACCGCGCGGCCATGCGCCGCGCGTTCGCCGATCGCCCGGAATGGCAGGACGGCGAGTTCGTGCAGTACGCGCTCGACGTCGGCGCGGTGCGCGTGCTCGCGCTCGATTCGCAGGTGCCCGGCACGAGCGCCGGCGACCTGTGCGACGCGCGCCTCGCATGGCTTGCCGGCCAACTCGACGCCGCGCGCGATCGGCCCGTGATCGTCGCGCTGCATCACCCGCCGTTCGCGTCGGGAATCGGCCATATGGATGCGCTGCGGCTCGCGCCCGCCGCCGCCGCGAAGCTCGACGCGCTGCTGCGCGGCTACCCGAACGTCGAGCGCGTGCTGTGCGGCCACGTGCACCGGACGATGTTCGCGCGCTTCGGCGGCACGATCGCGTCGGCCGTGCCGGCGCCCGCGCACCAGGTCGCGTTCGACCTGCGCGACAACGCGCCGTCGGCCTTCCGGCTCGAGCCGCCCGCGTTCGCCGTGCATCGCCATACGCCCGATGCCGGCGTGATCACGCATCACGTGTACGTCGACGAAGGCGACGGCCCGTATCCGTTCTACGAGCCGACCGGCGAGCTCGTCGACTGA
- a CDS encoding AAA family ATPase → MSTPDDTLEFTGGLVARLPEPADFGIALAEGFARRIGDLARRAGAPAAAARWAARAAFAASRATAGGHVCVSLGALAQRYDEPLADVRAALAASGVAAFGVLERGEERPLIVDRHDRLYLARYFAYERRLAEALVAQAGAGAAAADAAPAPDVLRERLARYFGPATGETDWQRVAAIVALTGRVTIVSGGPGTGKTTTVVGVLACLLDAHPGLRIALAAPTGKAAQRMQEALHARAGDLPPELAARLPNTSYTLHRLLGGGGAAGFRHHRDNPLPYDLIVVDEASMIDVALAAHLLDALAPGARLVLLGDKDQLAAVEAGAVFAELSARPSFSAAACARIAQALGIDEAAFVAALPTPADAEPDAATAAAAIGRTPVAPPPADPRQASLFDDEPPAAVATDDEAAGDADDADDGPAWIEADELAWLDAAALPPLDAGAAQRVAAMPPVAPEDVEAAEATTPAPLADCVVWLERNYRFGLDSPIGRLSLAIRRGDVQEALDALPASDAAAASFHEDAGDTLAATTVERLARRFSAYLDALRDALAAAVPDPLPLFDALNRFRILCATRGGARGAEHVNALVAAHVRRAAHVPLAVGAHWFTGRPIMVTRNDYALGLFNGDIGIALPDAQGVLRVWFKRADGTARAVSPAALPPHETAFALTVHKSQGSEFDEAALVLPATFGRVLTRELVYTAVTRARTRVQVIGGRRVLAQAIATRTQRDSGLSARIAEALARRATEASR, encoded by the coding sequence ATGAGCACGCCCGACGATACGCTCGAGTTCACCGGCGGCCTCGTCGCGCGCCTGCCCGAGCCCGCGGATTTCGGCATTGCGCTCGCGGAAGGCTTCGCGCGCCGGATCGGCGATCTTGCGCGCCGCGCGGGCGCGCCGGCCGCGGCGGCGCGCTGGGCCGCGCGCGCCGCGTTCGCGGCCAGCCGCGCGACCGCGGGCGGACATGTGTGCGTGTCGCTCGGCGCGCTCGCGCAGCGTTACGACGAACCGCTCGCCGACGTGCGCGCGGCGCTCGCGGCGAGCGGCGTCGCCGCGTTCGGCGTGCTCGAGCGCGGCGAGGAGCGGCCGCTGATCGTCGACCGGCACGACCGGCTCTACCTCGCGCGCTATTTCGCATACGAACGGCGGCTCGCCGAAGCGCTCGTCGCGCAGGCGGGCGCGGGGGCGGCCGCGGCCGATGCGGCGCCGGCGCCCGACGTGCTGCGCGAGCGCCTCGCCCGCTACTTCGGGCCGGCGACCGGCGAAACCGACTGGCAGCGCGTCGCGGCGATCGTTGCGCTGACGGGCCGCGTGACGATCGTCAGCGGCGGTCCCGGCACCGGCAAGACGACCACCGTCGTCGGCGTGCTCGCGTGCCTGCTCGACGCGCATCCCGGCCTGCGCATCGCGCTGGCCGCGCCGACCGGCAAGGCCGCGCAACGGATGCAGGAAGCGCTGCACGCGCGGGCCGGCGACCTGCCGCCCGAACTCGCCGCGCGCCTGCCGAACACGTCGTACACGCTGCACCGCCTGCTGGGCGGCGGCGGGGCGGCGGGGTTCCGCCATCATCGTGACAACCCGCTGCCCTACGACCTGATCGTCGTCGACGAAGCGTCGATGATCGACGTCGCGCTGGCCGCGCATCTGCTCGATGCGCTCGCGCCGGGCGCGCGGCTCGTGCTGCTCGGCGACAAGGACCAGCTTGCCGCGGTCGAGGCGGGCGCCGTGTTCGCCGAGCTGAGCGCGCGGCCGTCGTTCAGTGCGGCAGCTTGCGCGCGCATCGCGCAGGCGCTCGGCATCGACGAAGCGGCGTTCGTCGCGGCGCTGCCGACGCCGGCCGATGCCGAGCCGGACGCAGCCACGGCGGCGGCTGCGATCGGGCGCACGCCGGTCGCGCCGCCCCCGGCCGATCCCCGCCAGGCGTCGCTGTTCGATGATGAGCCGCCTGCGGCCGTGGCGACGGACGACGAAGCCGCAGGCGACGCCGACGACGCTGACGATGGGCCCGCATGGATCGAGGCCGACGAACTGGCGTGGCTCGACGCGGCCGCATTGCCGCCGCTCGATGCCGGGGCCGCGCAGCGCGTCGCGGCGATGCCCCCCGTTGCTCCGGAGGACGTCGAGGCCGCTGAAGCGACCACCCCGGCGCCGCTCGCGGATTGCGTCGTGTGGCTCGAGCGCAATTACCGTTTCGGGCTCGATTCGCCAATCGGCCGCCTGTCGCTGGCGATCCGCCGCGGCGACGTGCAGGAGGCGCTCGACGCGCTGCCGGCGAGCGACGCGGCCGCCGCGTCGTTCCACGAGGATGCCGGCGACACGCTCGCCGCGACGACCGTCGAACGGCTCGCGCGGCGCTTTTCCGCCTATCTGGACGCGTTGCGGGATGCGCTCGCTGCCGCCGTGCCGGACCCGTTGCCGCTGTTCGACGCGCTCAACCGCTTCCGGATCCTGTGCGCGACGCGTGGCGGGGCGCGCGGCGCCGAACACGTCAATGCGCTCGTCGCGGCGCACGTGCGCCGCGCCGCGCACGTGCCGCTCGCGGTCGGCGCGCACTGGTTCACCGGGCGGCCGATCATGGTGACGCGCAACGACTATGCGCTCGGGCTGTTCAACGGCGACATCGGCATTGCGCTGCCCGACGCGCAGGGCGTGCTGCGCGTGTGGTTCAAGCGGGCGGACGGCACCGCGCGCGCCGTGTCGCCGGCCGCGCTGCCGCCGCACGAGACCGCGTTCGCGCTGACCGTTCACAAATCGCAGGGCTCGGAATTCGACGAAGCCGCGCTCGTGCTGCCGGCGACGTTCGGCCGCGTGCTGACGCGCGAGCTGGTCTACACGGCGGTGACGCGGGCGCGCACGCGCGTGCAGGTGATCGGCGGGCGCCGCGTACTCGCGCAGGCGATCGCGACGCGCACGCAGCGCGATTCGGGGCTGTCGGCGCGCATCGCCGAGGCGCTTGCGCGGCGCGCCACGGAGGCGTCGCGATGA
- the thiC gene encoding phosphomethylpyrimidine synthase ThiC, with the protein MNANPKFLSADAHVDAAAVAPLPNSRKIYVTGSQPDIRVPMREITQSDTPTGFGGEKNPPIYVYDTSGPYTDPEAKIDIRAGLPALRQRWIEARGDTETLSGLTSEYGRERAADPATADLRFPGLHRHPRRAQAGKNVTQMHYARQGIITPEMEYIAIRENQRRAEYLESLKASGPNGAKLAAMMGRQHAGQAFGAAAFGPNALTEITPEFVRSEVACGRAIIPANINHPESEPMIIGRNFLVKINANIGNSAVTSSIGEEVDKMTWAIRWGGDTVMDLSTGKHIHETREWIIRNSPVPIGTVPIYQALEKVNGKAEDLTWEIFRDTLIEQAEQGVDYFTIHAGVRLQYVPLTANRMTGIVSRGGSIMAKWCLAHHKESFLYEHFEEICEIMKAYDVSFSLGDGLRPGSIYDANDEAQLGELKTLGELTQIAWKHDVQVMIEGPGHVPMQLIKENMDLQLDWCKEAPFYTLGPLTTDIAPGYDHITSGIGAAMIGWFGTAMLCYVTPKEHLGLPNKDDVKEGIITYKLAAHAADLAKGHPGAQVRDNALSKARFEFRWEDQFNLGLDPDKAREFHDETLPKDSAKVAHFCSMCGPHFCSMKITQDVREFAAQQGVSETEALKKGMEVKAVEFVKTGAEIYHRQ; encoded by the coding sequence ATGAACGCCAATCCGAAGTTTCTGTCCGCCGACGCGCACGTCGACGCCGCTGCCGTCGCGCCGCTGCCGAATTCGCGCAAGATTTACGTGACGGGGTCGCAGCCCGACATCCGCGTGCCGATGCGCGAGATCACGCAGTCCGACACGCCGACCGGCTTCGGCGGTGAAAAGAATCCGCCCATTTACGTCTACGATACGTCGGGCCCGTACACAGATCCAGAAGCGAAGATCGACATCCGCGCGGGCCTGCCCGCGCTGCGCCAGCGCTGGATCGAAGCGCGCGGCGACACCGAAACGCTGTCGGGCCTCACGAGCGAGTACGGCCGCGAACGCGCGGCCGACCCGGCCACGGCCGACCTGCGCTTCCCGGGCCTGCACCGCCATCCGCGCCGCGCGCAGGCCGGCAAGAACGTCACGCAGATGCACTATGCGCGCCAGGGCATCATCACGCCGGAAATGGAATACATCGCGATCCGCGAGAACCAGCGCCGCGCCGAGTACCTGGAAAGCCTGAAGGCGAGCGGCCCGAACGGCGCGAAGCTCGCCGCGATGATGGGCCGCCAGCATGCGGGCCAGGCGTTCGGCGCCGCCGCATTCGGCCCCAATGCGCTCACCGAGATCACGCCGGAATTCGTGCGCTCGGAAGTGGCGTGCGGCCGCGCGATCATCCCCGCGAACATCAACCACCCGGAATCCGAGCCGATGATCATCGGCCGCAACTTCCTCGTGAAGATCAACGCGAACATCGGCAACTCGGCCGTCACGTCGTCGATCGGCGAGGAAGTCGACAAGATGACGTGGGCGATCCGCTGGGGCGGCGACACGGTGATGGACCTGTCGACCGGCAAGCACATCCATGAAACGCGCGAGTGGATCATCCGCAACAGCCCGGTGCCGATCGGCACGGTGCCGATCTACCAGGCGCTCGAGAAGGTCAACGGCAAGGCCGAGGACCTGACCTGGGAAATCTTCCGCGACACGCTGATCGAGCAGGCCGAGCAAGGCGTCGACTACTTCACGATCCACGCGGGCGTGCGCCTGCAGTACGTGCCGCTCACCGCGAACCGGATGACGGGCATCGTGTCGCGCGGCGGCTCGATCATGGCGAAGTGGTGCCTCGCGCATCACAAGGAAAGCTTCCTGTACGAGCACTTCGAAGAGATCTGCGAAATCATGAAGGCGTACGACGTGAGCTTCTCGCTCGGCGACGGCCTGCGCCCCGGCTCGATCTACGACGCGAACGACGAAGCGCAGCTCGGCGAGCTGAAGACGCTCGGCGAGCTCACGCAGATCGCGTGGAAGCATGACGTGCAGGTGATGATCGAAGGCCCGGGCCACGTGCCGATGCAGCTGATCAAGGAAAACATGGATCTGCAGCTCGACTGGTGCAAGGAAGCGCCGTTCTACACGCTCGGGCCGCTGACGACCGACATCGCGCCGGGCTACGACCACATCACGTCGGGCATCGGCGCCGCGATGATCGGCTGGTTCGGCACCGCGATGCTGTGCTACGTGACGCCGAAGGAGCACCTCGGCCTGCCGAACAAGGACGACGTGAAGGAAGGCATCATCACGTACAAGCTCGCCGCGCACGCCGCGGATCTCGCGAAGGGCCACCCGGGCGCGCAGGTGCGCGACAACGCGCTGTCGAAGGCGCGCTTCGAGTTCCGCTGGGAAGACCAGTTCAACCTCGGCCTCGATCCGGACAAGGCGCGCGAATTCCACGACGAAACGCTGCCGAAGGATTCGGCGAAGGTCGCGCACTTCTGCTCGATGTGCGGCCCGCACTTCTGCTCGATGAAGATCACGCAGGACGTGCGCGAGTTTGCGGCGCAGCAAGGCGTGTCCGAAACCGAAGCGCTGAAGAAAGGGATGGAGGTCAAGGCCGTCGAGTTCGTGAAGACCGGCGCCGAGATCTATCACCGCCAGTAA
- a CDS encoding pentapeptide MXKDX repeat protein: protein MKKALMAACVAGLAFAVTGAYAQNDAMSKDQAPMSKDAMGHEAMSKDEGMQKDGMKKQKHAMKKGAMSHDEMGKPKQDDKMSPSN from the coding sequence ATGAAAAAAGCACTGATGGCAGCCTGCGTCGCCGGCCTTGCGTTCGCGGTGACGGGCGCTTATGCGCAGAACGACGCGATGTCGAAGGATCAGGCGCCGATGTCGAAGGACGCGATGGGCCACGAAGCGATGTCGAAGGACGAAGGGATGCAGAAGGACGGCATGAAGAAGCAGAAGCACGCGATGAAGAAGGGCGCCATGTCGCACGACGAGATGGGCAAGCCGAAGCAGGACGACAAGATGAGCCCGTCCAACTGA
- a CDS encoding glycine zipper 2TM domain-containing protein has protein sequence MNSIRRIGVYALLVATMASLTACDSMTRRQRDTAIGAGVGGVAGAAIGGNALSTLGGAAAGGIIGNQIGK, from the coding sequence ATGAACTCGATCCGACGTATTGGGGTGTACGCACTGCTCGTCGCGACGATGGCCAGCCTGACGGCGTGCGACTCGATGACGAGACGTCAACGCGACACGGCCATCGGCGCGGGCGTCGGCGGCGTCGCCGGTGCGGCGATCGGCGGCAATGCGCTGTCGACCCTCGGCGGCGCAGCCGCCGGCGGCATCATCGGCAACCAGATCGGCAAGTAA
- a CDS encoding cytochrome b/b6 domain-containing protein — protein MQTVHATGPAAATPPARSIHPPWVRVCHWLNALAAIVMVLSGWRIYDASPIYPPFAFPHGITLGGWLGGALQWHFAAMWLLAGNGIFYLTMAIATGRLARKFWPVTPAAVWRDLRAALHGKLSHDDLSVYNAVQRAAYLTAIVDLVVLVLSGLVIWKSVQFPLLRTLLGGYDSARVVHFWAMSVLVAFFVVHVAMALLVPRSLLAMLRGR, from the coding sequence ATGCAAACCGTTCACGCCACCGGGCCCGCGGCCGCGACGCCGCCCGCGCGCTCGATCCACCCGCCGTGGGTGCGCGTGTGCCACTGGCTCAACGCGCTCGCCGCGATCGTGATGGTGCTGTCCGGCTGGCGCATCTACGATGCGTCGCCGATCTATCCGCCGTTCGCGTTCCCGCACGGCATCACGCTGGGCGGCTGGCTCGGCGGAGCGTTGCAATGGCATTTCGCGGCGATGTGGCTGCTCGCGGGCAACGGGATCTTCTACCTGACGATGGCGATCGCGACCGGACGCCTCGCGCGCAAGTTCTGGCCGGTCACGCCGGCCGCCGTGTGGCGCGACTTGCGCGCCGCGCTGCACGGCAAGCTGTCGCACGACGACCTGAGCGTCTACAACGCGGTGCAGCGTGCGGCCTATCTGACCGCGATCGTCGATCTCGTGGTGCTGGTGCTGTCCGGTCTCGTGATCTGGAAGTCGGTGCAGTTTCCGCTGCTGCGCACGCTGCTCGGCGGCTACGACAGCGCGCGCGTCGTGCATTTCTGGGCGATGTCGGTGCTCGTCGCGTTCTTCGTCGTGCACGTCGCGATGGCGCTGCTGGTGCCGCGCTCGCTGCTCGCGATGCTGCGCGGCCGCTGA
- the arfB gene encoding alternative ribosome rescue aminoacyl-tRNA hydrolase ArfB, with protein MMIRYTLDPAEIEWTAVRAQGAGGQNVNKVSSAIHLRFDIRASSLPPLLKERLLALSDQRVTRDGVVVIKSQEHRTQERNREAALARLDALIRSVAVTPRARVATRPTRASKERRLEHKARRSVVKSGRGKIVD; from the coding sequence ATGATGATCCGCTACACGCTCGATCCGGCCGAGATCGAATGGACCGCGGTGCGTGCGCAGGGCGCGGGCGGACAGAACGTCAACAAGGTGTCGAGCGCGATTCACCTGCGCTTCGACATCCGCGCGTCGTCACTGCCGCCGCTGCTCAAGGAGCGGCTGCTCGCGCTGTCGGACCAGCGCGTCACGCGCGACGGCGTCGTCGTGATCAAGTCGCAGGAGCACCGGACCCAGGAGCGGAACCGCGAAGCCGCGCTGGCGCGGCTCGACGCGTTGATTCGCAGCGTCGCCGTCACGCCGCGCGCACGTGTCGCGACCCGGCCGACGCGCGCGTCGAAAGAGCGGCGGCTGGAGCACAAGGCGCGCCGCAGCGTCGTGAAGTCCGGGCGGGGGAAGATCGTGGATTGA
- a CDS encoding MFS transporter, giving the protein MSSIAPDRPTDAASPHYSRSLLLLLATIAGVSVANIYYNQPLLDSFRAAFPDHASWIGAIPTATQLGYAAGMFLLAPLGDRFDRRLLILLQIAGLSVALVAAAAAAPSLTVLAAASLAIGVLATIAQQAVPFAAEIAPPAARGQAVGTVMSGLLIGILLARTAAGFVAEYFGWRAVFGASVAALVALAAVIVLRLPKSSPTSTLPYGKLLGSMWHLAAELRGLREASLTGAAIFAAFSAFWPVLTLLLAGAPFHLGPQAAGLFGIVGAAGALAAPYAGRIADKRGPRAIISLAIALVALSFVIFALSGASIAGLVTGVIVLDVGVQAAQISNQSRIYALKPDARSRVNTVYMVCYFIGGALGSSAGVAAWRAFGWTGMCAAGLAFAALAGACHHRGGKRGG; this is encoded by the coding sequence ATGTCTTCCATCGCCCCCGACCGTCCGACCGACGCCGCCTCGCCCCACTATTCGCGCAGCCTGTTGTTGCTGCTCGCGACGATCGCGGGCGTATCGGTCGCGAACATCTACTACAACCAGCCGCTGCTCGACAGCTTCCGCGCGGCGTTTCCGGACCACGCGTCGTGGATCGGCGCGATACCGACCGCGACGCAGCTCGGCTATGCGGCCGGGATGTTCCTGCTCGCGCCGCTCGGCGACCGCTTCGACCGCCGCCTGCTGATCCTGCTGCAGATCGCCGGCCTGTCGGTCGCGCTGGTCGCGGCGGCCGCCGCGGCGCCATCGCTCACGGTGCTCGCCGCGGCGAGCCTCGCGATCGGCGTGCTCGCGACCATCGCGCAGCAGGCGGTGCCGTTCGCCGCGGAAATCGCGCCGCCCGCCGCGCGCGGGCAAGCGGTCGGCACCGTGATGAGCGGCCTCCTGATCGGGATCCTGCTCGCGCGCACGGCCGCCGGCTTCGTCGCCGAATACTTCGGCTGGCGCGCGGTGTTCGGCGCGTCGGTCGCCGCGCTCGTCGCGCTCGCCGCGGTGATCGTGCTGCGCCTGCCGAAGAGCTCGCCGACGTCGACGCTGCCGTACGGCAAGCTGCTCGGCTCGATGTGGCATCTCGCGGCCGAGTTGCGCGGGCTGCGCGAAGCATCGCTGACGGGCGCCGCGATCTTCGCGGCGTTCAGCGCGTTCTGGCCGGTGCTCACGCTGCTGCTCGCCGGCGCGCCGTTCCATCTCGGGCCGCAGGCGGCTGGCCTGTTCGGCATCGTCGGCGCGGCGGGCGCGCTCGCCGCGCCCTATGCGGGCCGCATTGCCGACAAGCGCGGGCCGCGCGCGATCATCTCGCTCGCGATTGCGCTGGTCGCGCTGTCGTTCGTGATCTTCGCGCTGTCCGGCGCGAGCATCGCCGGGCTCGTGACCGGCGTGATCGTGCTCGACGTCGGCGTTCAGGCCGCGCAGATCTCGAACCAGTCGCGCATCTATGCGCTGAAGCCCGACGCGCGCAGCCGCGTCAACACGGTGTACATGGTGTGCTATTTCATCGGCGGCGCGCTCGGCTCGTCGGCCGGCGTCGCCGCGTGGCGCGCGTTCGGCTGGACCGGCATGTGCGCGGCGGGGCTGGCGTTCGCCGCGCTCGCCGGCGCGTGCCACCATCGGGGCGGCAAGCGCGGCGGCTAA